One part of the Vicia villosa cultivar HV-30 ecotype Madison, WI linkage group LG6, Vvil1.0, whole genome shotgun sequence genome encodes these proteins:
- the LOC131611906 gene encoding steroid 5-alpha-reductase DET2-like — MSDQKMFLQDDSLFNYALLTLFLIAPPTFISLAFLQAPYGKHHRPGWGPNLSPPLAWFLMESPTLWFTLYLFPFGNNSSNPKSIILITPFLIHYFNRTIIYPLRLLTTMKTKKNSSLSKTPSGFPFSIALMAFIFNLLNSYVQARWVSHYKSFDDGLCFWVVFFGGVLVFFVGMRINVLSDKELLRLKSEGRGYVVPKGGFFEVVSCPNYFGEIVEWFGWALMTWSWAGLGFFVYTFANLGPRARANHEWYLEKFGEDYPKKRKAVIPYLY; from the coding sequence ATGTCCGATCAAAAAATGTTCTTACAAGACGATTCCCTCTTCAACTACGCACTCCTCACTCTCTTCCTCATAGCACCACCAACCTTCATCTCTCTCGCATTCCTCCAAGCCCCATACGGCAAACACCACAGACCAGGTTGGGGTCCGAATCTCTCTCCACCTCTCGCATGGTTCCTCATGGAAAGTCCCACACTTTGGTTCACTCTCTATCTTTTCCCCTTCGGTAACAACTCTTCAAACCCTAAATCAATTATCCTCATCACCCCTTTTCTGATTCATTACTTCAACCGCACAATCATCTACCCACTTCGTTTGTTAACCACAATGAAAACGAAAAAGAATTCATCTTTATCGAAAACCCCATCTGGGTTTCCTTTTAGTATAGCCCTTATGGCTTTTATCTTCAATTTGTTGAATTCTTATGTGCAAGCTAGATGGGTTTCTCACTACAAGAGTTTTGATGATGGGTTGTGTTTTTGGGTTGTGTTTTTTGGTGGGGTTTTGGTGTTTTTTGTTGGGATGAGGATTAATGTTTTGTCTGATAAGGAACTGTTGAGGCTTAAGAGTGAAGGGAGAGGGTATGTGGTTCCTAAAGGAGGGTTTTTTGAGGTTGTGAGTTGTCCTAATTACTTTGGGGAGATTGTGGAGTGGTTTGGTTGGGCTTTGATGACTTGGTCTTGGGCTGGCCTGGGCTTTTTTGTTTACACTTTTGCTAACTTGGGGCCTAGAGCTAGGGCTAATCATGAGTGGTATTTGGAGAAATTTGGAGAGGATTATCCAAAGAAGAGGAAAGCTGTTATTCCTTACTTGTATTGA
- the LOC131609352 gene encoding acetyl-coenzyme A carboxylase carboxyl transferase subunit alpha, chloroplastic, whose translation MASSSATLAGSTASDLFRSSASGFTGVPLRTLGRAGLVLKRRDLTVSVTAKVRKWKRREYPWTNADPNIKGGTLRLLSPFKPLKEKPKPVILEFEKPIRDLEKKINDVKKMANETGLDFTDQIGGLEAKYQQALRNLYTNLAPIQRLNIARHPHRPTTLDHIFNITEKFMELHGDREGYDDPSIVTGLGSIDGRTYMFIGHQKGRNTKEHIKRNFGMPTPHGYRKALRLMQYADHHGFPIVTLIDTPGAFADLKCEGQNQGEAIAQNLRSMFGFKVPIISIVIGEGGSGGALAIGCGNKLLMLQNAVFFVASPEACAAILWKSAKAAPKAARKLRITATELCRLQIADGIIPEPLGGAHVDPEWTSQQIKSAINKAMDELTKLSTEDLLKDRMLKFRKLGAAVDETPRYLKKKINMGKRKGMPVLIKRKGLPVPSNRKDIPVPPKGKDIPVPPKGKDIPVPSNRKDIPVPPKGKDIPVPPKRKDIPVLSKRKNIPVRPKISVSEIEVEITKLKKNILEGKDSSSAPSKLNLDKAIKKLEREVGHEFSEAVKALGLTERLSKLREETAKASSGNQPLNPLVKEEIEKFNASFNQGLSAAPNSSKLQKKRALLRELTNVKLLVDKNKEAATLKQELKKKFDDVMNNPRLKENYEALQSELQRVGASSGSDLDDELKKKIIEFNKEVDLELANAVKSVGLELTNVKLLVDKNKEAATLKQELKKKFDDVMNNPRIKENYEALQSEIQRVGASSGSDLDDELKKKIIEFNKEVDLELANAVKSVGLEVEFVKPGGGVDKSSVPQIEELSKDVQKEIETVANSSTDIKRLMEQLKQEVAKSGGKPDSESKKIINDLTKQIKNSLAEAVDLSSLKEKYENLTRPAGDSLTDEELRQKVGANRSFS comes from the exons ATGGCTTCCTCTTCTGCGACTCTTgctggttctactgcttctgatcttTTCAGGAGTTCGGCTTCTGGTTTCACTGGTGTCCCTTTGAGAACCTTGGGAAGGGCGGGGTTGGTTTTGAAGAGAAGGGATTTAACTGTTAGTGTTACTGCGAAGGTGAGGAAGTGGAAGAGGCGTGAATATCCATGGACTAATGCTGATCCCAATATTAAAGGTGGGACGTTGAGACTTCTCTCACCGTTCAAGCCACTCAAAGAGAAGCCAAAGCCGGTTATTTTGGAGTTTGAAAAGCCTATTCGTGATCTGGAAAAGAAGATCAATGAt GTTAAGAAGATGGCAAATGAAACTGGTTTGGATTTCACTGATCAGATTGGAGGATTGGAGGCTAAGTACCAACAG GCTTTGAGGAATCTATATACAAATCTAGCTCCTATACAGCGGCTCAACATTGCACGGCATCCTCACAGGCCTACTACCCTTGATCACATCTTTAACATAACTGAAAAG TTTATGGAACTCCATGGTGATCGTGAAGGTTATGATGATCCTTCTATTGTCACTGGTCTAGGATCTATAGATGGTAGAACCTACATGTTCATTGGCCACCAAAAGGGTAGAAATACTAAAGAACATATCAAGCGGAACTTTGGGATGCCAACTCCACACGG TTATAGGAAAGCTCTGCGCTTGATGCAATATGCAGATCATCACGGGTTCCCGATAGTTACTTTAATTGACACCCCTGGGGCATTTGCTGACCTCAAATGCGAGGGACAAAACCAA GGTGAAGCAATTGCTCAAAATTTGAGATCCATGTTTGGTTTTAAGGTGCCAATTATTAGCATAGTTATTGGTGAAGGCGGATCTGGCGGTGCCCTTGCCATCGGATGTGGTAATAAATTACTCATGCTTCAAAATGCAGTATTCTTTGTTGCCag TCCAGAGGCATGTGCTGCAATCTTGTGGAAGAGCGCTAAAGCTGCTCCAAag GCTGCTCGGAAACTGAGGATTACAGCAACTGAATTGTGCAGATTGCAAATTGCAGATGGCATTATACCG GAGCCCCTCGGTGGTGCACATGTCGATCCAGAATGGACCTCTCAACAGATTAAAAGTGCAATCAATAAAGCTATGGAT GAACTCACCAAGTTGAGCACAGAAGACCTATTAAAAGATCGCATGCTTAAGTTCCGGAAACTCGGTGCAGCCGTGGATGAAACTCCGAGATATCTCAAAAAGAAAATCAACATGGGAAAGAGGAAGGGTATGCCTGTTCTGATAAAGAGGAAGGGTTTACCTGTTCCGTCAAACAGGAAGGATATACCTGTTCCTCCAAAGGGGAAGGATATACCTGTTCCTCCAAAGGGGAAGGATATACCTGTTCCGTCAAACAGGAAGGATATACCTGTTCCTCCAAAGGGGAAGGATATACCTGTTCCACCAAAGAGGAAGGATATACCTGTTTTGTCAAAGAGGAAGAATATCCCTGTTCGGCCAAAGATTTCTGTTTCTGAAATAGAGGTTGAAATTACGAAActgaagaaaaatattttggaaggTAAGGACTCCTCTTCTGCGCCTTCAAAACTCAATCTGGATAAGGCAATAAAGAAACTGGAAAGGGAAGTTGGTCATGAATTTTCTGAGGCCGTTAAAGCACTGGGCTTAACAGAAAGGTTGTCGAAACTACGGGAAGAAACTGCAAAAGCAAGTTCAGGTAACCAACCTTTGAATCCATTGGTGAAGGAGGAGATAGAAAAATTTAATGCAAGTTTTAATCAAGGGTTATCAGCGGCTCCTAATTCCAGCAAGCTGCAGAAGAAGCGTGCCTTGTTGAGAGAATTGACTAATGTGAAGCTTTTGGTGGATAAAAACAAGGAGGCTGCAACACTTAAGcaagaattgaagaaaaaatttgATGATGTCATGAATAATCCTAGACTAAAGGAAAACTATGAGGCATTACAGTCTGAACTCCAGCGTGTTGGCGCGTCCTCAGGAAGCGATTTGGACGATGAACTGAAAAAGAAAATCATTGAGTTCAATAAGGAGGTAGACTTGGAGCTGGCTAATGCTGTGAAGTCGGTAGGGTTAGAATTAACTAATGTGAAGCTTTTGGTGGATAAAAACAAGGAGGCTGCAACACTTAAGcaagaattgaagaaaaaatttgATGATGTCATGAATAATCCTAGAATAAAGGAAAACTATGAGGCATTACAGTCTGAAATCCAGCGTGTTGGCGCGTCCTCAGGAAGCGATTTGGACGATGAACTGAAAAAGAAAATCATTGAGTTCAATAAGGAGGTAGACTTGGAGCTGGCTAATGCTGTGAAGTCGGTAGGGTTAGAAGTTGAGTTTGTGAAACCAGGTGGTGGCGTCGATAAGTCTTCAGTGCCACAGATAGAAGAACTAAGCAAAGATGTCCAAAAGGAAATTGAAACTGTGGCAAACTCGTCGACAGATATTAAGAGACTGATGGAGCAATTGAAACAGGAGGTTGCCAAGTCTGGAGGGAAACCGGATTCTGAGTCGAAGAAAATAATTAATGATTTGACGAAACAGATTAAGAATAGCCTTGCTGAGGCTGTTGACTTGTCTAGCCTGAAAGAGAAGTATGAAAATCTGACTCGTCCAGCAGGAGACAGTCTCACCGATGAAGAATTGAGACAGAAAGTTGGTGCAAATCGCAGCTTTTCTTAA